In the Tribolium castaneum strain GA2 chromosome 1, icTriCast1.1, whole genome shotgun sequence genome, one interval contains:
- the LOC135265513 gene encoding uncharacterized protein LOC135265513 isoform X1: MWPFKTEGKMVCHTNDIGFLLNDEFMGCNRRNPNKRVVFCPPPPSRGMNSRYTRVEGSGTYMVESSTGCEFCASFVSVFCYRVFSDRSPYLRVLEFLKFCFSKTLSHFCGTSLVGFYITTMGMCWAPDCKHYSTRDKCHFFSFPKSGKERALWKKLLRRDVEPGPGAYVCSCHFRDGRKENGPELFLHNIAKRAYFQVESPEKKKMKKQGLPSCSSSAESLSVDIPEETVPSTMNLEEVPSTSTAVVAAPADIIQDAPLESMGVQAPLVSHAALEAEMYFLKKENAELKAKIQYLTVRFCYENVQGNDKLIVLYTGLPNSQIFEALFHLIEKLDIKYYHKWTVQKLTRIDQLFLTLVKLRLNFPQLDLAQRFGVAQSTVSNIILTFVHVIYEILYKQFMTTMPSREKNKSCLPTCFSNFTNCRAVLDCTEIFTVVSRLIGVAPNGVITFVSDLYVGSTSDQKVVLNCGIIDMLKTGDMILADKGFLIQNILPPGVTLNIPPFLSNVQFTPEQVKCTENIARARIHVERAIRRLKCYHILNFLPESLCHYGDIVFKATAALTNLQFPLIKEVAELFQDCDD; the protein is encoded by the exons atgtggcCTTTTAAAACTGAGGGAAAAATGGTTTGCCACACTAATGACATTGGATTTCTTCTGAATGACGAATTCATGGGGTGCAACCGGCGCAACCCCAATAAACGGGTTGTTTTCTGTCCCCCTCCCCCATCACGAGGGATGAATAGCAGGTATACGAGGGTAGAGGGTTCAGGCACATACATGGTTGAAAGTAGTACGGGTTGTGAGTTCTGTGCTTCTTTCGTGAGTGTCTTTTGTTATCGTGTTTTTTCCGATCGTTCTCCATATCTTCGtgttcttgaatttttaaaattctgtttttccaAGACATTATCTCATTTTTGTGGTACATCATTAG TAGGTTTTTACATCACAACTATGGGAATGTGTTGGGCTCCAGATTGCAAACACTATAGTACTCGCgataaatgccatttttttagttttcctaaGTCGGGAAAAGAACGAGCactatggaaaaaattgttgag aaGAGATGTAGAACCCGGACCAGGAGCCTACGTTTGCAGCTGCCATTTTCGGGATGGAAGAAAGGAAAATGgtcctgaattatttttgcacaatatcgcaaaaagagcctattttcaagtggaatctccagaaaaaaaaaagatgaaaaaacaagGACTCCCTTCTTGTTCTAGTTCCGCTGAATcattaag TGTTGATATACCGGAAGAAACAGTACCATCGACAATGAATTTAGAGGAAGTGCCATCGACGTCTACAGCCGTAGTTGCAGCACCAGCAGATATAATTCAAGATGCTCCGTTAGAATCTATGGGTGTGCAAGCACCCTTGGTGTCACATGCGGCTCTTGAAGCAGAAatgtattttctcaaaaaggaaaatgctgaacttaaagcaaaaatacaatatctgACAGTACGATTTTGCTATGAAAATGTTCAAGGAAATGACAAACTCATTGTTTTATATACCGGTCTTCCCAATAGCCAGATTTTCGAAGCATTGTTTCACTTAATCGAAAAGTTGgacataaaatattaccacAAATGGACAGTCCAAAAGTTAACTAGAATTGACCAACTCTTTTTAACCCTAGTAAAATTACGACTCAATTTCCCTCAACTTGATTTGGCGCAACGCTTTGGGGTTGCCCAAAGCACAGtttctaatattattttaacatttgtccatgtaatatatgaaattttatataaacagtTTATGACGACAATGCCTTCgcgcgaaaaaaataaatcttgcttgccaacatgttttagcaattttactaattgtagAGCAGTTCTAGATTGTACCGAAATTTTCACTGTGGTATCAC GGCTAATTGGAGTTGCACCCAATGGTGTCATCACATTTGTAAGTGATTTATACGTGGGATCAACTTCTGatcaaaaagttgttttaaattgtggaaTAATCGACATGTTAAAAACTGGAGATATGATTTTAGCCGATAAGGGATTTTTGATCCAAAATATTCTGCCACCAGGGGTCACTTTGAATATTCCaccttttttatcaaatgtccAATTTACACCAGAGCAAGTTAAGTGTACCGAAAATATTGCACGTGCAAGAATACACGTCGAAAGGGCAATACGccgattaaaatgttatcatattttaaattttttgccagagTCTTTGTGCCACTATGgagatattgtttttaaagcgACTGCCGCTTTAACAAACCTccaatttccattaattaaagaggtagcagaattgtttcaggattgtgatgattaa
- the LOC135265513 gene encoding uncharacterized protein LOC135265513 isoform X2, with amino-acid sequence MWPFKTEGKMVCHTNDIGFLLNDEFMGCNRRNPNKRVVFCPPPPSRGMNSSFPKSGKERALWKKLLRRDVEPGPGAYVCSCHFRDGRKENGPELFLHNIAKRAYFQVESPEKKKMKKQGLPSCSSSAESLSVDIPEETVPSTMNLEEVPSTSTAVVAAPADIIQDAPLESMGVQAPLVSHAALEAEMYFLKKENAELKAKIQYLTVRFCYENVQGNDKLIVLYTGLPNSQIFEALFHLIEKLDIKYYHKWTVQKLTRIDQLFLTLVKLRLNFPQLDLAQRFGVAQSTVSNIILTFVHVIYEILYKQFMTTMPSREKNKSCLPTCFSNFTNCRAVLDCTEIFTVVSRKSMSTQKLTYSTYKHHNTFKGLIGVAPNGVITFVSDLYVGSTSDQKVVLNCGIIDMLKTGDMILADKGFLIQNILPPGVTLNIPPFLSNVQFTPEQVKCTENIARARIHVERAIRRLKCYHILNFLPESLCHYGDIVFKATAALTNLQFPLIKEVAELFQDCDD; translated from the exons atgtggcCTTTTAAAACTGAGGGAAAAATGGTTTGCCACACTAATGACATTGGATTTCTTCTGAATGACGAATTCATGGGGTGCAACCGGCGCAACCCCAATAAACGGGTTGTTTTCTGTCCCCCTCCCCCATCACGAGGGATGAATAGCAG ttttcctaaGTCGGGAAAAGAACGAGCactatggaaaaaattgttgag aaGAGATGTAGAACCCGGACCAGGAGCCTACGTTTGCAGCTGCCATTTTCGGGATGGAAGAAAGGAAAATGgtcctgaattatttttgcacaatatcgcaaaaagagcctattttcaagtggaatctccagaaaaaaaaaagatgaaaaaacaagGACTCCCTTCTTGTTCTAGTTCCGCTGAATcattaag TGTTGATATACCGGAAGAAACAGTACCATCGACAATGAATTTAGAGGAAGTGCCATCGACGTCTACAGCCGTAGTTGCAGCACCAGCAGATATAATTCAAGATGCTCCGTTAGAATCTATGGGTGTGCAAGCACCCTTGGTGTCACATGCGGCTCTTGAAGCAGAAatgtattttctcaaaaaggaaaatgctgaacttaaagcaaaaatacaatatctgACAGTACGATTTTGCTATGAAAATGTTCAAGGAAATGACAAACTCATTGTTTTATATACCGGTCTTCCCAATAGCCAGATTTTCGAAGCATTGTTTCACTTAATCGAAAAGTTGgacataaaatattaccacAAATGGACAGTCCAAAAGTTAACTAGAATTGACCAACTCTTTTTAACCCTAGTAAAATTACGACTCAATTTCCCTCAACTTGATTTGGCGCAACGCTTTGGGGTTGCCCAAAGCACAGtttctaatattattttaacatttgtccatgtaatatatgaaattttatataaacagtTTATGACGACAATGCCTTCgcgcgaaaaaaataaatcttgcttgccaacatgttttagcaattttactaattgtagAGCAGTTCTAGATTGTACCGAAATTTTCACTGTGGTATCACGTAAGTCTATGTcaacacagaaattaacaTATAGTACTTACAAACATCATAATACTTTCAAAGGGCTAATTGGAGTTGCACCCAATGGTGTCATCACATTTGTAAGTGATTTATACGTGGGATCAACTTCTGatcaaaaagttgttttaaattgtggaaTAATCGACATGTTAAAAACTGGAGATATGATTTTAGCCGATAAGGGATTTTTGATCCAAAATATTCTGCCACCAGGGGTCACTTTGAATATTCCaccttttttatcaaatgtccAATTTACACCAGAGCAAGTTAAGTGTACCGAAAATATTGCACGTGCAAGAATACACGTCGAAAGGGCAATACGccgattaaaatgttatcatattttaaattttttgccagagTCTTTGTGCCACTATGgagatattgtttttaaagcgACTGCCGCTTTAACAAACCTccaatttccattaattaaagaggtagcagaattgtttcaggattgtgatgattaa
- the LOC135265516 gene encoding uncharacterized protein LOC135265516 isoform X2, with translation MRISAEVLPSMKKLNYTVEISYDLEEGVKTAHCTCPRGNVACHHMAAALYYAHYNVSATDIECQWSAPSKTTPQTEVIKLADVYKPKLSNYTALSRSSTEDEIIQFRAEIGVTNVVGFTWLLRPEASEEARKIIADIEEILQSLEYVQAIDKQKFLLEKCRIDEARIKLVEACTRGQHVNENWHVARKHRLTASRFGMVLSACSRRRFPPSLFKNLAEGYSLDRVAAVQWGKTHEKTALREFEEATNLKVQETGFWLEESGFLGASPDGLVEEDGILEIKCPYKYRDTDSLSEALKDKKYFYWRDENEDINLNSNHNYYHQVQGQMHITGRSICYFVVWTPKCTEIFQIEKDPGWSENINILKEFYLDQYISFISQ, from the exons ATGAGAATTTCTGCAGAAGTTCTACCGAGCAtgaaaaagctaaattatactgtggag ATTTCATATGACCTAGAAGAAGGGGTTAAGACGGCACATTGTACCTGCCCAAGGGGCAACGTGGCTTGCCATCATATGGCTGCAGCATTATATTATGCTCATTATAATGTAAGTGCTACTGACATTGAGTGTCAGTGGAGTGCCCcatcaaaaacaacaccacAAACAGAAGTCATTAAGTTAGCTGATGTTTACAAGCCGAAATTATCAAACTATACGGCACTGTCTAGGTCCTCTACTGAGGACGAAATTATTCAGTTCCGTGCCGAAATAGGCGTCACGAATGTGGTGGGCTTCACTTGGCTCCTAAGACCAGAAGCAAGTGAAGaagccagaaaaattattgcagataTCGAAGAAATTCTACAAAGCTTAGAATACGTGCAGGCCATAGACAAACAAAAGTTTCTTTTGGAGAAGTGCAGAATAGATGAGGCACGCATTAAACTGGTTGAGGCGTGCACTCGGGGCCAACATGTTAACGAAAATTGGCATGTAGCAAGGAAACATCGTTTAACGGCCAGCAGGTTTGGCATGGTACTATCTGCTTGCAGTAGACGAAGATTCCCAccctctttatttaaaaatttggcggaAGGCTATTCGCTTGACAGGGTTGCTGCTGTGCAGTGGGGTAAGACCCACGAGAAGACAGCGCTCAGAGAATTTGAAGAAGCGACGAATCTTAAAGTCCAAGAGACGGGATTTTG gttggAAGAATCAGGCTTTTTGGGAGCAAGTCCTGATGGATTAGTGGAAGAAGATGGGATTCTCGAAATTAAATGCCCATATAAATATAGGGACACTGACAGTTTGTCTGAAGCCCtgaaggataaaaaatatttttattggagggatgaaaatgaggacattaatcttaacagcaatcacaattattaccaCCAAGTACAGGGGCAAATGCACATCACTGGTCGAAGTATCTGCTACTTTGTCGTGTGGACACCAAAGTGCACAGagatatttcaaattgaaaaagatccGGGGTGGTCagaaaatatcaatattttaaaagaattttatcttgaccaatatatttcctttatttcacaataa
- the LOC135265516 gene encoding uncharacterized protein LOC135265516 isoform X1, with protein MAEKHIVKFHFIAKFFGDGNRFLVRGENAFTSGHVTKFRFDGTVQPMRISAEVLPSMKKLNYTVEISYDLEEGVKTAHCTCPRGNVACHHMAAALYYAHYNVSATDIECQWSAPSKTTPQTEVIKLADVYKPKLSNYTALSRSSTEDEIIQFRAEIGVTNVVGFTWLLRPEASEEARKIIADIEEILQSLEYVQAIDKQKFLLEKCRIDEARIKLVEACTRGQHVNENWHVARKHRLTASRFGMVLSACSRRRFPPSLFKNLAEGYSLDRVAAVQWGKTHEKTALREFEEATNLKVQETGFWLEESGFLGASPDGLVEEDGILEIKCPYKYRDTDSLSEALKDKKYFYWRDENEDINLNSNHNYYHQVQGQMHITGRSICYFVVWTPKCTEIFQIEKDPGWSENINILKEFYLDQYISFISQ; from the exons A tggcagaaaagcacattgttaagtttcactttattgcgaaattttttggggacggtaatcgctttttagttcggggagaaaatgcttttaccaGCGGTCACGTCACCAAATTTAGGTTTGATGGCACAGTACAACCGATGAGAATTTCTGCAGAAGTTCTACCGAGCAtgaaaaagctaaattatactgtggag ATTTCATATGACCTAGAAGAAGGGGTTAAGACGGCACATTGTACCTGCCCAAGGGGCAACGTGGCTTGCCATCATATGGCTGCAGCATTATATTATGCTCATTATAATGTAAGTGCTACTGACATTGAGTGTCAGTGGAGTGCCCcatcaaaaacaacaccacAAACAGAAGTCATTAAGTTAGCTGATGTTTACAAGCCGAAATTATCAAACTATACGGCACTGTCTAGGTCCTCTACTGAGGACGAAATTATTCAGTTCCGTGCCGAAATAGGCGTCACGAATGTGGTGGGCTTCACTTGGCTCCTAAGACCAGAAGCAAGTGAAGaagccagaaaaattattgcagataTCGAAGAAATTCTACAAAGCTTAGAATACGTGCAGGCCATAGACAAACAAAAGTTTCTTTTGGAGAAGTGCAGAATAGATGAGGCACGCATTAAACTGGTTGAGGCGTGCACTCGGGGCCAACATGTTAACGAAAATTGGCATGTAGCAAGGAAACATCGTTTAACGGCCAGCAGGTTTGGCATGGTACTATCTGCTTGCAGTAGACGAAGATTCCCAccctctttatttaaaaatttggcggaAGGCTATTCGCTTGACAGGGTTGCTGCTGTGCAGTGGGGTAAGACCCACGAGAAGACAGCGCTCAGAGAATTTGAAGAAGCGACGAATCTTAAAGTCCAAGAGACGGGATTTTG gttggAAGAATCAGGCTTTTTGGGAGCAAGTCCTGATGGATTAGTGGAAGAAGATGGGATTCTCGAAATTAAATGCCCATATAAATATAGGGACACTGACAGTTTGTCTGAAGCCCtgaaggataaaaaatatttttattggagggatgaaaatgaggacattaatcttaacagcaatcacaattattaccaCCAAGTACAGGGGCAAATGCACATCACTGGTCGAAGTATCTGCTACTTTGTCGTGTGGACACCAAAGTGCACAGagatatttcaaattgaaaaagatccGGGGTGGTCagaaaatatcaatattttaaaagaattttatcttgaccaatatatttcctttatttcacaataa